Proteins encoded within one genomic window of Phototrophicus methaneseepsis:
- a CDS encoding HEAT repeat domain-containing protein: protein MHHSLAIVELIDALQSEDEETHQNAAVELVELGIQAVDALLTVVHHPQEHVRAMAIWALGEMGDVRVLPALLNALDDDSPRVQEAAVRALGESGNPDVIEPLIQKLQSNYSSVRLSAATALGWISDERSMQAMINVLTQSDDAQLLSRIAESLGKLGNHDAVPALIKNLHNSNDWVRMRAARALGKLADRRAVNDLVHKLGDQNQWVRYDAALALGEIGSSEALFDLINALKYDSVPQVRRAAAIALGRMGDPSAIDALKACLHDPDDDVLEAIDVALVLLGAPLDA from the coding sequence ATGCATCACTCGCTAGCGATTGTTGAGCTCATTGACGCATTACAAAGTGAAGACGAAGAAACGCATCAGAACGCTGCTGTCGAGCTGGTGGAATTAGGCATTCAGGCTGTTGATGCCCTGCTGACAGTGGTTCATCATCCTCAAGAGCATGTGCGTGCTATGGCGATATGGGCCCTGGGTGAGATGGGGGATGTGCGCGTGCTGCCTGCACTGCTGAATGCGCTGGATGATGATAGTCCGCGTGTTCAAGAAGCGGCTGTCCGTGCCCTGGGGGAAAGTGGCAACCCGGATGTCATTGAACCTCTGATACAGAAGCTACAATCCAACTATAGCAGCGTACGGCTGAGCGCAGCAACTGCGCTGGGGTGGATCAGCGATGAACGCTCTATGCAAGCCATGATTAACGTATTGACACAGTCCGATGATGCCCAATTGCTCAGCCGTATTGCAGAGTCGCTTGGCAAACTGGGTAATCATGATGCGGTGCCCGCTCTCATCAAGAACCTGCACAATAGCAACGATTGGGTGCGAATGCGGGCCGCACGGGCCTTAGGCAAGCTGGCTGACCGCCGCGCGGTCAATGACCTGGTTCACAAATTGGGCGATCAAAACCAGTGGGTGCGCTATGATGCGGCCTTGGCATTGGGCGAAATTGGCAGCAGTGAAGCCCTGTTTGATCTCATCAATGCCCTGAAGTATGATTCTGTGCCGCAGGTTCGGCGTGCTGCGGCGATCGCTCTTGGTCGTATGGGCGATCCTTCAGCAATTGATGCACTCAAAGCATGCCTGCACGACCCGGATGATGATGTTCTAGAAGCGATTGACGTGGCCCTGGTACTGCTCGGTGCTCCTCTGGACGCTTAG
- a CDS encoding ATP-binding protein produces MKDFRDLASKMASAMQPENMPTSSIHESAEPAVSCFDPDHPESPCPICGGLGVVKYDVPVMHPRFGKLFRCPNFPVEADRERRERLRKLSNLESFGEKSFSNFEIAPQGYSSVECQSLELAFNGAHNYAQQPDGWLLLEGPYGCGKTHLAAAVGHYRLERGDAVLFITTPDLLDHLRSAFSPRSETTYDELFERVRETDVLILDDLGVENPSEWAKEKLFQLLNHRYSRRLPTIITTNCDLDSLDPRIRSRLLDVQVIRHVKVLAPDYRSQVQNQREQLLSRLPMYSDMTFDNFNVQSNVTREEQHNLVQVAQTAADFARSPRGWLMFMGTYGSGKTHLAASIANHRQLQGDAVMFITVPDLMDYLRTTFSPNSTRSFDELFDAVRNVRLLVLDDMNTDYAKSWAKEKLFQLLDYRYVGKLPTVITTAQALDQMDERILSRLLDTRICKNVAITSRSYAVRMNRR; encoded by the coding sequence ATGAAAGACTTTCGGGATCTGGCCTCGAAGATGGCAAGCGCTATGCAACCGGAAAATATGCCGACTTCATCGATTCATGAGAGTGCTGAACCGGCTGTTTCCTGCTTTGACCCGGACCATCCAGAATCCCCATGCCCGATCTGCGGCGGGCTAGGCGTTGTCAAGTATGACGTGCCCGTCATGCATCCGCGCTTCGGCAAGTTGTTCCGCTGCCCCAACTTCCCGGTAGAGGCAGACCGTGAGCGGCGCGAACGCCTGCGCAAACTGAGTAATCTGGAATCCTTCGGCGAGAAGTCATTTTCTAATTTTGAGATAGCACCTCAGGGCTATTCCTCCGTTGAATGCCAATCTCTGGAGCTTGCGTTCAATGGCGCGCATAATTACGCACAGCAACCGGATGGCTGGCTGCTGTTAGAAGGGCCATATGGCTGTGGTAAAACGCACCTCGCGGCAGCAGTCGGGCACTATCGGCTGGAGCGCGGCGATGCCGTGTTGTTCATCACCACGCCGGATTTGCTGGATCATCTGCGCAGTGCTTTTAGCCCTCGTTCAGAAACAACTTACGATGAATTATTCGAACGCGTACGAGAAACAGACGTCCTCATTCTGGATGATCTCGGCGTTGAGAACCCCAGCGAGTGGGCCAAAGAAAAGCTGTTCCAGCTCTTGAATCATCGTTATAGCCGCCGCCTGCCGACGATTATCACCACCAATTGTGACCTGGATAGCCTCGACCCGCGTATTCGTAGCCGCTTACTGGATGTACAGGTGATACGTCATGTCAAAGTGTTGGCCCCGGATTATCGCTCGCAGGTACAAAATCAGCGTGAGCAGTTACTCTCACGTTTGCCGATGTATTCGGATATGACCTTTGATAACTTCAATGTGCAATCCAACGTGACCCGCGAGGAACAGCATAACCTGGTGCAGGTTGCCCAGACGGCGGCGGATTTTGCGCGTTCGCCACGTGGCTGGCTGATGTTCATGGGCACTTATGGCAGCGGTAAGACTCATCTGGCGGCCTCTATTGCCAATCATCGTCAACTACAGGGCGATGCTGTGATGTTCATCACAGTGCCGGATTTGATGGATTACCTGCGCACGACCTTCAGCCCCAATTCAACGCGCAGCTTCGATGAACTGTTCGATGCCGTGCGTAATGTGCGCCTGCTGGTGCTGGATGATATGAATACCGATTATGCTAAAAGCTGGGCCAAGGAAAAATTATTCCAGTTACTGGATTATCGCTATGTGGGCAAACTACCGACTGTGATCACCACAGCACAGGCATTAGACCAGATGGATGAGCGCATTCTCAGCCGCCTGTTGGATACGCGCATCTGCAAAAATGTGGCGATTACATCGCGCAGCTATGCCGTCCGCATGAACCGTCGTTGA
- a CDS encoding GNAT family N-acetyltransferase: protein MSTITVIPYQRKYRTPILNMLYYSRRTHVHLDWDLPGQWIEREGVRLLLAWDGGQLAGFMGVTPVLNGASWLRMIGVSNKHDTGAILTLLWNEIQPILREDGIHQVALLAIHQWVEPYLPELGFAYQEDVITLYREKGSAMPELQKPVIIQPAYSEHMPQITRVDHAAFEPPWQMSTTDVYQARRYAAHYTIALVNQQIAGFQISTRHQGTGHLARLAVHPSMQGKGVGAALVYDLIDKLEKRGAESITVNTQMTNDHSQHLYERFGFRRNGFDFPVWAANIGAITNESSS, encoded by the coding sequence ATGAGCACCATAACAGTGATTCCGTATCAGCGTAAATACCGTACGCCGATCTTAAACATGCTGTATTACAGTCGGCGGACGCATGTGCATCTGGATTGGGACCTACCGGGGCAGTGGATTGAGCGCGAGGGCGTTCGGTTATTGTTGGCCTGGGATGGAGGGCAGTTGGCTGGCTTTATGGGCGTGACGCCTGTGCTTAATGGGGCGAGTTGGCTCCGTATGATCGGTGTATCCAATAAGCATGATACAGGGGCGATACTCACGCTCCTCTGGAATGAGATACAGCCTATTCTGCGAGAGGATGGCATCCACCAGGTCGCCTTACTGGCGATACATCAATGGGTTGAGCCTTACCTGCCAGAACTCGGCTTTGCTTATCAGGAAGATGTGATAACGCTCTATCGTGAGAAGGGCAGCGCAATGCCTGAGCTGCAAAAGCCCGTCATTATCCAGCCAGCTTATAGCGAACATATGCCACAAATTACGCGCGTTGATCACGCCGCGTTTGAGCCGCCCTGGCAGATGTCTACCACAGATGTCTATCAGGCCCGCCGCTACGCCGCCCATTATACGATTGCGCTCGTCAATCAGCAGATTGCAGGCTTCCAGATCAGTACTCGCCACCAGGGAACAGGGCATCTGGCACGGCTGGCTGTACACCCCTCTATGCAGGGCAAAGGCGTTGGCGCTGCACTGGTCTATGACCTCATTGATAAGCTGGAAAAGCGCGGTGCGGAGTCTATCACTGTCAATACGCAGATGACCAACGATCACAGCCAACACCTGTATGAACGCTTCGGCTTCCGGCGCAATGGCTTCGATTTCCCCGTGTGGGCTGCAAACATTGGCGCGATTACAAACGAATCCTCCTCCTGA
- a CDS encoding queuosine precursor transporter has translation MEQNTTKRIPYRYYDIVMAVFVTVLLLSNLLSSAKIIDTGFAVGPLAFIFDAGTLIFPISYIFGDILTEVYGYKRSRRVIWMGFIAMAMMAIFVWLAGALPGEAEWSGYAGQAAYDAILGGVPGLAIASLIAYFSGEFSNSYVLAKMKIATKGRWLWTRTIGSTLVGEGVDTVIFFVIATALGVFPPEIIVSLIAFNYVFKVGIEVLLTPITIQIVNWLKRAESEDYYDYDTQFNPFRFDAA, from the coding sequence ATGGAGCAAAACACCACAAAACGCATCCCCTACCGTTACTACGACATCGTCATGGCCGTGTTCGTCACAGTGCTGCTGCTCAGCAATTTGCTCAGCAGTGCCAAAATCATCGACACAGGTTTTGCCGTTGGACCGTTGGCCTTCATCTTCGACGCGGGAACGCTTATCTTCCCAATTTCGTATATCTTCGGCGATATTCTCACGGAAGTGTACGGCTATAAACGCTCTCGCCGTGTAATCTGGATGGGCTTTATTGCAATGGCAATGATGGCTATCTTTGTATGGCTGGCTGGCGCTTTACCCGGTGAAGCAGAATGGTCCGGCTATGCAGGCCAAGCAGCTTATGATGCCATCCTGGGCGGCGTACCGGGGTTAGCCATCGCCAGTTTGATCGCGTATTTCTCCGGTGAGTTCAGTAACAGCTACGTGCTCGCTAAGATGAAGATTGCGACCAAAGGCCGTTGGCTGTGGACGCGTACTATCGGCAGCACCCTGGTTGGCGAAGGCGTGGATACGGTCATTTTCTTCGTGATTGCAACGGCTCTGGGCGTCTTCCCGCCGGAAATTATCGTCTCGCTAATCGCGTTCAACTATGTGTTCAAAGTCGGGATCGAAGTGCTCCTGACACCCATCACAATCCAGATTGTGAACTGGCTGAAGCGTGCCGAGAGCGAAGATTACTACGACTACGATACGCAGTTTAACCCGTTCCGCTTCGATGCCGCATAA
- a CDS encoding NAD(P)-binding domain-containing protein, with product MAVMYYEEDGDLNVIKDKRIGVVGYGNLGRPVALNLRDSDLNVRVGLGSDESRAIVEADGLAPWAIDALVEASDIILVLLPDEVMAQVYLEKISPKLRAGHTLIFASGYTLAFGFIEPPPFVDVGMIAPRAIGAAVRERYQSGEGFYSFVAAGQDASGHVWDTILALAKAVGSLWAGAFEITIEQEVELDLFVQQAILPAVHQILTTAANVLLNAGYPPEAAMMDLYISGELNDYMQRATDSGLLHALRLTSLTSQFGIFSRQERFRELKLERLMEMTLDEIRDGTFAREWAREYADGYPRLLKLLKNQENMDLWELEQQTIELLRGF from the coding sequence ATGGCAGTCATGTACTATGAAGAAGATGGCGATCTGAATGTCATCAAGGATAAGCGCATTGGGGTGGTCGGCTATGGCAACCTGGGTCGCCCTGTCGCGCTGAACCTGCGAGATTCCGACTTGAATGTGCGGGTTGGCCTGGGTAGTGATGAAAGCCGCGCGATTGTTGAGGCCGATGGACTTGCTCCCTGGGCGATTGATGCGCTGGTAGAAGCTAGCGATATTATCCTTGTGCTGCTCCCCGATGAAGTGATGGCACAGGTCTACCTGGAAAAAATTTCGCCTAAGCTGCGTGCAGGTCATACGCTCATCTTCGCCAGTGGCTATACATTGGCTTTTGGCTTCATCGAACCGCCGCCTTTTGTCGATGTGGGCATGATTGCACCACGTGCGATTGGGGCCGCTGTGCGAGAACGTTACCAGAGTGGCGAAGGTTTCTATAGCTTTGTCGCTGCGGGGCAAGATGCCAGCGGCCACGTGTGGGATACAATCCTGGCACTGGCGAAGGCTGTTGGCTCTTTGTGGGCAGGGGCTTTTGAAATTACGATTGAGCAAGAAGTCGAACTGGACCTGTTCGTCCAGCAGGCGATTTTGCCCGCTGTCCACCAGATTTTGACGACTGCCGCGAATGTGCTGCTTAATGCCGGTTACCCGCCAGAGGCGGCTATGATGGACCTCTACATCAGCGGTGAACTCAATGATTATATGCAGCGCGCGACGGATAGCGGCTTGCTGCACGCTTTACGCCTCACCTCATTGACCAGCCAGTTTGGTATATTCAGCCGTCAGGAACGCTTCCGCGAGTTGAAGCTGGAACGCTTGATGGAAATGACGCTCGATGAAATCCGTGATGGCACGTTTGCCCGTGAGTGGGCGCGTGAATATGCGGATGGTTACCCGCGCTTGCTCAAGCTGTTGAAAAACCAGGAAAATATGGATTTGTGGGAGCTGGAACAGCAAACCATTGAACTACTGCGGGGTTTCTGA